A part of Candidatus Fusobacterium pullicola genomic DNA contains:
- the ispE gene encoding 4-(cytidine 5'-diphospho)-2-C-methyl-D-erythritol kinase, with product MKFSLKSNAKINIGLNVTGVLSNGYHLLDMVMVPISLTDRLDGEIFDEEGELEITTNKPSIPTGKENILWKIYSKFYEMSGLPRKRIKLHLEKVIPHEAGLGGGSSNGAFFLKELNSYHNNFFSLEELIEIGKSIGADIPFFIVNKPSRVKGIGEEIEVIENNLDRDIILIKPNFGVSTAKAYKNMYMLNNKVDADIDKIVCGLRDNDITLVEESIENHLEQGLLLEDSNIIEFRKRLSNIPNMKFFMSGSGSAYYTFVENGEREVKAVKEQLQHCEVHLCRGL from the coding sequence ATGAAGTTCTCTTTGAAATCAAATGCTAAGATAAATATTGGTTTAAATGTAACTGGAGTTTTGTCAAATGGATATCATCTTTTGGATATGGTAATGGTTCCGATATCTCTTACTGATAGATTGGACGGAGAGATATTCGATGAAGAGGGAGAGTTGGAAATAACAACTAATAAGCCAAGTATTCCCACTGGTAAAGAGAATATTCTTTGGAAGATATATAGCAAATTTTATGAGATGAGCGGATTACCAAGAAAGAGGATAAAATTACATTTAGAAAAGGTTATTCCACATGAAGCTGGTTTAGGGGGAGGAAGCTCTAATGGAGCATTTTTCCTGAAGGAATTGAACAGTTATCACAATAATTTTTTCTCATTGGAGGAGTTAATAGAGATAGGAAAGAGTATTGGAGCTGATATTCCTTTCTTTATAGTAAATAAACCTAGCAGAGTGAAAGGAATAGGGGAAGAGATTGAGGTAATTGAAAATAACTTAGATAGAGATATTATTTTAATTAAACCTAACTTTGGAGTATCAACAGCTAAAGCTTATAAAAATATGTATATGCTCAATAATAAAGTTGATGCGGATATTGATAAAATAGTATGTGGATTGAGGGATAATGATATTACTTTAGTTGAAGAGAGTATAGAAAATCATTTGGAACAAGGGCTTTTACTTGAAGATAGTAATATTATAGAGTTTAGAAAGAGATTATCAAATATTCCAAATATGAAGTTTTTTATGTCTGGAAGTGGAAGTGCATATTATACGTTTGTGGAAAATGGAGAGAGAGAAGTAAAGGCTGTAAAAGAGCAATTACAACACTGTGAAGTACATCTTTGCAGAGGGTTATAA
- a CDS encoding LysR family transcriptional regulator, whose product MLISFKMFMTVVEEMSISRAAARSFVTQQCVSDHIKRIEEEYKVILFNRRPKLSLTPAGEEMYKTLCKIAELESDLEKRLKSMQGVAVPKLTIGVNATRISIILPKLLSEYNKFFPNVIISFVIKDTRTLEQLLLKGEVDMIVDLNAHTSPQFNIISLGKDKLHFLISENLYHRYFKQEELLELSSGIKLDRIKDIPIASNFEGSTIDNIIQHYAERDGVKLNILYYTGEYETQLSLCCNDLAAAICPTMILKKVLEYNKESKNPIFIFPLENQTEELKIEIVTNKGIETPEYIQKFIELLINMMRESIEKYEK is encoded by the coding sequence ATGTTGATTAGTTTTAAAATGTTTATGACTGTAGTTGAAGAGATGAGTATAAGTAGGGCAGCAGCTCGTTCCTTTGTCACTCAACAATGTGTGAGCGACCATATTAAAAGAATAGAGGAGGAGTATAAAGTAATTTTATTCAATAGAAGACCAAAGTTATCCTTAACACCAGCTGGTGAGGAGATGTATAAGACTCTTTGTAAAATAGCCGAGCTTGAAAGTGACTTAGAAAAGAGATTAAAGAGTATGCAGGGAGTAGCTGTACCTAAGCTTACAATAGGAGTAAATGCTACTAGAATAAGTATTATTCTTCCTAAATTATTGAGTGAGTACAATAAATTTTTCCCTAATGTAATAATATCTTTTGTCATAAAAGATACGAGAACTTTAGAGCAACTTTTACTCAAAGGAGAGGTAGATATGATTGTTGATTTGAATGCACATACAAGTCCACAATTTAATATAATCTCTCTAGGAAAGGATAAACTTCATTTCTTAATCTCTGAAAATCTATACCATAGATATTTTAAACAAGAGGAGCTATTAGAGTTAAGTTCTGGAATTAAACTGGATAGAATAAAAGATATTCCAATAGCAAGTAATTTTGAAGGAAGTACAATTGATAATATAATTCAACATTATGCTGAACGAGATGGAGTAAAGTTAAATATACTTTACTATACAGGTGAGTATGAAACTCAACTTTCTCTCTGCTGTAATGATTTGGCTGCAGCAATTTGTCCAACGATGATATTGAAAAAAGTATTAGAATATAATAAAGAGAGTAAAAATCCGATATTTATTTTTCCATTGGAAAATCAAACAGAGGAGTTAAAGATAGAGATTGTGACAAATAAGGGTATAGAGACTCCAGAGTATATACAAAAATTTATAGAACTATTAATAAATATGATGAGAGAAAGTATAGAAAAATATGAAAAATAA
- a CDS encoding RNA-binding S4 domain-containing protein, which produces MRLDKFLKVSRIIKRRPIAKIVVDGGKAKLNGKVAKASTEVKVGQILELEYFNKYFKFEILEVPTGNVAKEKTSELINVLESRGITVDIDSEEDIF; this is translated from the coding sequence ATGAGATTAGATAAGTTTTTAAAAGTTAGTAGAATAATAAAGAGAAGACCTATTGCTAAAATAGTGGTAGATGGTGGAAAAGCTAAGCTTAATGGAAAAGTGGCAAAGGCTAGTACAGAGGTAAAGGTAGGACAGATCTTAGAGTTAGAATACTTCAATAAGTATTTTAAATTTGAGATATTGGAAGTACCTACAGGAAATGTTGCTAAGGAGAAGACTTCTGAACTAATAAATGTTTTAGAAAGTAGAGGGATTACTGTGGATATTGATAGTGAGGAGGATATTTTTTAA
- the spoVG gene encoding septation regulator SpoVG translates to MKITDVRLRAVKGESELKLKAYADVTFDECFVIHGLKIIDGQKGMFVAMPSRKMPDGEYKDIVHPITPELRKEITETVIAKFNEMKPEELIEE, encoded by the coding sequence ATGAAGATTACAGATGTAAGATTAAGAGCAGTAAAAGGAGAAAGTGAACTAAAGCTAAAAGCTTATGCAGATGTTACTTTTGATGAGTGTTTCGTTATTCATGGATTAAAAATTATCGACGGACAAAAAGGAATGTTTGTAGCTATGCCATCGAGAAAGATGCCAGATGGAGAGTATAAAGATATAGTTCATCCTATAACTCCTGAGTTGAGAAAAGAGATTACAGAAACTGTAATTGCAAAATTCAATGAGATGAAACCAGAGGAATTGATTGAAGAATAA
- the mazG gene encoding nucleoside triphosphate pyrophosphohydrolase, with product MKEFDRLVEIIKVLRSENGCPWDREQTLESLKPCLREEVAELLEAMEGDVEEHKGELGDVLMNLVFQADIREQEGKFNIEDVAHEINEKLIRRHPHVFKERNSEISTKEVLTNWDEIKKGEKLHENRKSAIDGVPKYLPALSKAQKIQKKASKVGFDWENTEQVLEKVYEELDELKVEIERADREKMKDELGDVLFSIVNIARFLDIDATEALEGTIKKFDKRFRYVEKNCEIEKTSLEDLEKLWQNAKKVIDL from the coding sequence ATGAAAGAATTTGATAGACTTGTAGAGATAATAAAGGTATTGAGAAGTGAAAATGGTTGTCCTTGGGATAGAGAGCAGACATTAGAGAGCTTAAAACCTTGTCTAAGAGAGGAAGTAGCTGAGTTATTAGAGGCTATGGAGGGAGATGTAGAGGAGCATAAAGGGGAGCTTGGAGATGTTTTGATGAATTTAGTATTTCAAGCTGATATTCGTGAACAGGAGGGAAAATTCAATATTGAAGATGTTGCCCATGAGATAAATGAAAAATTAATAAGAAGACACCCTCATGTATTTAAAGAGAGAAATAGTGAGATATCTACAAAAGAGGTTTTAACAAACTGGGATGAGATAAAGAAAGGAGAAAAATTACACGAGAATAGAAAATCAGCAATAGATGGAGTTCCTAAATATCTTCCAGCTCTTTCAAAGGCTCAAAAAATACAGAAAAAAGCATCTAAAGTAGGCTTTGACTGGGAGAATACAGAGCAGGTATTAGAGAAGGTTTATGAGGAGTTAGATGAGTTAAAGGTAGAGATAGAAAGAGCAGATAGAGAAAAAATGAAAGATGAGTTGGGAGATGTACTTTTCTCTATAGTTAATATAGCTAGATTTTTAGATATAGATGCGACAGAGGCTTTAGAAGGAACAATAAAGAAATTTGACAAAAGATTTAGATATGTAGAAAAAAATTGTGAAATAGAGAAAACTTCCCTTGAAGATTTAGAAAAACTTTGGCAAAATGCAAAAAAAGTCATTGACTTATAG